Proteins encoded in a region of the Enterococcus gilvus ATCC BAA-350 genome:
- a CDS encoding phage tail tape measure protein, whose protein sequence is MSKKESDVILNFETNGEVSYAKTVKEINKEMNLAATEYKNQVSAMDKDATQTEKLAAAKRKLEKQVQLASQRTEQLREAYQKSVDETGKYSAESEKLYKKLLESQTGENKLKDALDDTNEALKKQGDVSIDTANKLQKIEEAGDKIKGVGEKMTVGVTAPIVAAGAASLATFGEVDEALDTIITKTGATGKTADSLGESFKKVGANTHLPLQTVGEAIGEVNTQFGFMDKKLEDSTNYLLKYAEINDTDVSQSAVMARQAIEAYGLEYDDLNSVLDVTTRTSQNTGQSVDDLMQKAIDGAPQIKQLGLSFNEGVTLMGQFEQAGVDSGAALSSLSKATVAYAKDGKTLSQGMGELQDKIKNASSETDAINAASEVFGTKGGPRMADAIRRGTLNLEELAKTASESGGAVGDTYEATLDPIDKANMAMNNAKLAMADVGESIQIALLPFFEMAIDALQRFKSWFDSLDEGQKNMIITIALVAAAIGPFLVVLGTLMGSVTKVASGIRTLQSVFSAMRIAFATNPFLLVIAGIVLLIGGLILAYNKVKWFHDGVNAFFRGVRDVGVQALRFIGGYVGNVFGGIIANFNNFKNAGMRILNGIVDFITGVFTGNWSRAWQGVTNIFGGIFEGIAAMAKAPINAMIGLINGFLGGLNRIKIPKWVPKVGGRGFNISQIPYLAKGGHLINGQAVVGEAGPELMTVKNGKTTVTPLSDSEKKNTPSPREVRVEQHVHIDKVDANNPSELNRMNRKLEQASRQAIYDLGGVPG, encoded by the coding sequence ATGAGCAAAAAAGAATCAGATGTAATTTTGAACTTTGAAACCAACGGTGAAGTTTCCTATGCCAAAACGGTCAAAGAAATCAATAAAGAAATGAACTTAGCAGCTACCGAGTACAAAAACCAGGTATCTGCAATGGATAAAGACGCAACACAAACTGAAAAACTAGCTGCAGCGAAACGAAAACTTGAAAAACAAGTCCAACTTGCAAGTCAAAGAACTGAGCAATTAAGAGAGGCTTATCAGAAATCAGTAGATGAAACAGGAAAATACTCTGCTGAATCTGAGAAGCTGTACAAAAAATTGCTTGAATCTCAAACTGGAGAAAATAAATTAAAAGATGCTCTTGATGACACAAATGAAGCGCTAAAAAAACAGGGCGACGTTTCAATTGATACAGCAAATAAACTACAAAAAATTGAAGAAGCCGGCGATAAAATCAAAGGTGTTGGCGAAAAAATGACAGTAGGTGTTACGGCACCGATCGTTGCGGCCGGAGCTGCGTCACTTGCTACATTCGGCGAAGTGGATGAAGCGTTAGATACTATTATCACTAAGACCGGCGCAACTGGTAAAACAGCAGATTCATTAGGTGAATCGTTTAAGAAAGTAGGGGCTAATACTCATTTACCCTTGCAAACGGTTGGCGAAGCGATCGGTGAGGTAAACACTCAGTTTGGATTCATGGATAAAAAGTTGGAAGATTCAACAAATTATCTTCTCAAATATGCTGAAATTAATGACACTGATGTATCACAATCGGCCGTCATGGCTCGCCAGGCAATTGAGGCATATGGGCTTGAATATGACGACCTAAATTCTGTATTGGATGTCACAACTAGAACGTCTCAAAATACTGGTCAATCCGTCGATGATTTAATGCAAAAAGCAATTGACGGTGCACCACAGATCAAGCAATTAGGTCTAAGTTTTAACGAAGGCGTCACTCTAATGGGGCAATTCGAACAAGCCGGAGTCGATTCTGGTGCAGCGTTAAGCAGTCTATCGAAAGCTACTGTTGCTTATGCAAAAGATGGAAAAACACTTTCTCAAGGAATGGGTGAGCTTCAAGACAAAATCAAAAATGCGAGCTCTGAGACAGATGCAATCAATGCAGCTTCAGAAGTATTTGGCACCAAGGGTGGTCCACGAATGGCTGATGCTATTCGTCGAGGGACTTTGAACTTGGAAGAATTGGCAAAAACAGCAAGTGAAAGTGGAGGAGCGGTTGGTGATACTTATGAAGCAACTTTAGATCCAATTGATAAAGCAAACATGGCAATGAATAACGCTAAATTGGCAATGGCAGATGTAGGTGAAAGTATTCAAATAGCGTTATTACCGTTCTTTGAAATGGCAATTGATGCCCTTCAAAGATTCAAATCTTGGTTTGATTCACTAGATGAAGGCCAAAAAAACATGATTATAACTATTGCACTAGTTGCTGCTGCCATTGGCCCGTTCTTAGTTGTACTTGGTACGTTAATGGGATCAGTCACCAAAGTCGCCAGCGGCATTCGAACACTGCAGTCGGTTTTTTCAGCAATGAGAATAGCATTTGCAACAAACCCGTTCTTGCTAGTAATAGCAGGTATTGTTTTGCTAATCGGTGGATTGATTTTGGCTTACAACAAAGTCAAATGGTTCCATGATGGCGTGAATGCCTTTTTCCGTGGGGTACGAGATGTTGGCGTTCAGGCGCTTAGGTTTATAGGTGGATATGTCGGAAATGTATTTGGGGGTATTATCGCGAATTTCAACAACTTTAAGAATGCCGGAATGCGTATTCTCAACGGAATAGTCGACTTTATTACAGGAGTCTTCACTGGAAACTGGTCACGAGCATGGCAAGGCGTGACAAATATATTTGGCGGTATCTTTGAAGGTATTGCTGCAATGGCCAAAGCACCTATTAACGCAATGATCGGTTTGATAAATGGTTTTCTAGGTGGGCTGAATCGGATCAAGATTCCTAAGTGGGTGCCTAAAGTTGGCGGCCGTGGTTTCAACATTTCACAGATTCCCTACCTTGCTAAAGGCGGCCATTTAATTAATGGTCAAGCAGTTGTCGGAGAAGCTGGCCCTGAACTAATGACTGTTAAAAACGGTAAAACGACTGTTACACCATTGTCAGATTCGGAAAAGAAAAACACACCTAGTCCAAGAGAAGTAAGAGTTGAGCAGCATGTTCATATTGATAAGGTTGACGCAAACAACCCTTCGGAGCTTAATCGGATGAACCGAAAATTAGAACAAGCCAGCCGGCAGGCAATCTATGATCTTGGAGGTGTTCCAGGTTAA
- a CDS encoding HK97-gp10 family putative phage morphogenesis protein: MASSNNGFQDMADYLGTLAKVDVKKISIESLEKAANFYMKQLIPNVPKSLMKKKHMADQIKVSIEEDRVTVSFEGTAFYWRFAENGTTSQRAQHFASGTYEQNKNEIENIMTQKIIELWEG, translated from the coding sequence ATGGCTAGTAGTAACAATGGATTTCAAGATATGGCTGATTATCTAGGGACGCTTGCAAAAGTAGATGTCAAAAAGATATCTATTGAGTCTCTAGAAAAAGCTGCCAATTTCTATATGAAACAGTTGATTCCTAATGTGCCGAAGTCTTTGATGAAAAAAAAGCATATGGCGGATCAGATTAAAGTATCTATTGAAGAAGATCGTGTCACCGTTTCTTTTGAAGGAACAGCTTTTTATTGGCGTTTTGCTGAAAACGGGACAACAAGTCAACGTGCGCAACATTTTGCAAGCGGCACATACGAACAAAACAAAAACGAAATTGAAAATATTATGACGCAAAAAATAATTGAATTATGGGAAGGATGA
- a CDS encoding major tail protein produces the protein MGKQDVYYFEGLDDILIAMMKTPDMVGTAPTYAEIVRLPIATKLAVKGNGSALEKWASSKMFRRVSRETKHELGLDHVGIPIEVMDELKGLIAESGVTFATNKAREYPYFAFGFIGNIENGGKKAVWYPNTQLSNVIDEEYATAEDETKIDDVTANLVATGLKYNNVMYASFDSNRDGASLGLFEKFIKQPIYGEDQWKTLAAVTPPVEGGDQ, from the coding sequence TTGGGAAAACAAGATGTTTATTATTTTGAAGGATTAGACGACATTTTAATCGCAATGATGAAAACTCCGGATATGGTTGGAACTGCACCGACTTATGCAGAAATCGTACGTTTGCCGATCGCCACAAAACTAGCTGTAAAAGGTAATGGATCGGCTTTGGAGAAATGGGCTTCTAGTAAGATGTTTCGTCGGGTAAGTCGAGAAACTAAACATGAACTAGGACTGGATCATGTTGGTATTCCGATCGAGGTTATGGACGAACTGAAAGGATTAATAGCAGAAAGCGGTGTGACATTCGCAACAAACAAGGCGCGTGAATATCCTTACTTTGCGTTTGGTTTTATTGGGAACATTGAAAATGGTGGAAAAAAAGCAGTGTGGTATCCAAACACTCAACTCTCCAATGTAATTGATGAAGAATATGCTACTGCCGAAGACGAGACAAAAATTGATGATGTGACTGCCAATTTGGTTGCCACAGGATTGAAATACAATAATGTCATGTATGCCAGTTTTGATTCAAATCGGGATGGCGCTTCGTTAGGTTTGTTTGAAAAATTTATTAAGCAACCGATTTATGGTGAAGATCAGTGGAAAACGTTAGCTGCAGTAACACCTCCCGTTGAAGGCGGTGACCAGTAA